DNA from Aliarcobacter butzleri:
CAATTTGAATATTTGGAAATAATAAATAGTTTGCAAAAACAGCATGACCAACAACATAAACTAATATTGACAAAGTAGAAAATGCTAAAATTGATGGCACAGTTGCTAGTCCATCTAATCCATCTGTTAAATTAACTGCATTAGAAGATCCAACAATTACAAACATCCAAAATACTATCCCAAAAACTCCCATTTCAAATAATGGAAACTTATAAAATGGTGTAAAAAGTTCAGTAGAATGACCGTATAAAAAAAGAATCCCAGCTATTGAAGCAGCACATAAAAACTGAAATATTAATTTCATTCTAGGAGTTAAACCTGCACTATTTTTCTCTTTTGATATTTTTGAGTAATCATCTTGAATTCCGATTAATGAAAAAAGAGCAAGAGTTAAAATTCCACCAACTATATAAAAATTATTAAGTTTGGCAGTTAAAACAGTAGCAATAATTGTAGAAAATATGAAAACAACTCCCCCCATAGTAGGAGTTCCAGCTTTTATTTTATGATTTTCAGGAGCTAATTCATAAATCGGTTGAGAAGCTTTTTTGGCTCTTGCCCACCTAATAAATTTAGGCATCAAATACATAGTTAAAACAAATGCTATAAAAAAACTGATTCCTGCACGAACAGAAATATACTGTAAGATGTTGATTTCTAGGTGTCTATAAAGCCAATAAAACAAAATTAAACCTTGATTTTGATATAATAGGCGCGATTATAATATATTATACTTTTTAAAAGGTTTAAATAAATGAGTAATAAAACACTACTTATAATAACAGATGGAATAGGACATAACTCTTCAAATAAGAATAATGCCTTTTATACAGCAAAAAAACCAACTTATGATTATCTATTTGAAAATGTACCATATTCATTAATTCATACTTATGGAGAATATGTTGGATTACCTGATATGCAAATGGGTAATAGTGAAGTAGGACATATGACAATAGGAAGTGGAAGAGTTTTATATCAAGATCTAGTAAAAATACATCTTGCAATAAAAAATGATACATTAAAAGATAATGAAGTTTTAAAAAATACAATTTCAAAATCAAATAATATTCATCTTTTAGGACTTGCTAGCGATGGTGGTGTTCACTCTCACATAAATCATATTATTGCAATGGCAAAAATAGCAAAAAACATGGGCAAAAAAGTTTTTA
Protein-coding regions in this window:
- the mraY gene encoding phospho-N-acetylmuramoyl-pentapeptide-transferase, with product MFYWLYRHLEINILQYISVRAGISFFIAFVLTMYLMPKFIRWARAKKASQPIYELAPENHKIKAGTPTMGGVVFIFSTIIATVLTAKLNNFYIVGGILTLALFSLIGIQDDYSKISKEKNSAGLTPRMKLIFQFLCAASIAGILFLYGHSTELFTPFYKFPLFEMGVFGIVFWMFVIVGSSNAVNLTDGLDGLATVPSILAFSTLSILVYVVGHAVFANYLLFPNIQIAGELAIMGSAICGALIAFLWFNSHPAEVFMGDSGSLPLGAFMGYLAIVAKSEILLLAIGFIFVWETVSVILQVGSYKLRQKRVFLMAPIHHHFEQKGWKENKIIVRFWIIAFMSNLIALLSLKIR